A region from the Colius striatus isolate bColStr4 chromosome 12, bColStr4.1.hap1, whole genome shotgun sequence genome encodes:
- the P2RY13 gene encoding P2Y purinoceptor 13, giving the protein MGDFANESITNNSSGAPSSALCQRDTTVTHLVFPVLYTFIFLLGLILNSLAFWAFFQIPSTSTFIVYLKNILVSDFIMTLMLPLKILTDSGLGPWQLKAFVCRFSAVVFYDTMYISIVLLGLIAFDRFLKIVRPFTKFWVQNLTAAKVLAALVWLFFFVLSLPNMILSNKQATPQSVKKCASLKNPFGLKWHAAVNYICQFVFWTVLILMFLFYIVIAKKVYESYIKTQKKDNKSEQRIKGKVFIIFTVFFLCFAPFHFSRIPYTLSQTTAQMDCRLQKQLFVAKESTLWLAATNVCMDPLIYMFLCKPFVEKVLCRRVETLRKTVHTSPKTELDTRTSATES; this is encoded by the coding sequence ATGGGAGACTTTGCAAATGAGAGTATTACCAACAACTCCAGTGGAgctccctcctctgccctgtgccagcGAGACACCACAGTCACCCACCTGGTCTTCCCAGTACTGTACACGTTCATCTTCCTTCTGGGACTCATCCTGAACAGCCTGGCCTTCTGGGCTTTCTTCCAGATCCCGAGCACATCAACTTTCATTGTCTACCTGAAAAATATCCTGGTTTCTGATTTCATCATGACCCTGATGCTTCCCCTGAAAATCCTGACAGACTCTGGCCTGGGACCATGGCAGCTCAAAGCCTTTGTGTGTCGCTTCTCAGCCGTGGTGTTTTACGACACCATGTACATCAGCATCGTGCTACTCGGTCTCATCGCTTTTGACAGATTCCTCAAGATTGTGAGACCTTTCACAAAGTTCTGGGTGCAAAACCTGACCGCAGCAAAGGTCCTCGCAGCTCTGGTCTGGCTCTTCTTCTttgttctctctcttcccaacaTGATCTTATCGAACAAGCAAGCGACTCCCCAGTCCGTGAAGAAATGTGCCTCGCTGAAGAATCCCTTTGGACTCAAATGGCACGCAGCTGTCAATTATATCTGTCAGTTTGTCTTCTGGACTGTGCTCATCCTCATGTTTCTGTTTTATATCGTTATTGCCAAAAAGGTGTACGAGTCTTAcataaaaacacagaagaaagacaACAAAAGTGAACAAAGGATCAAGGGGAAAGTATTCATCATTTTTACCGTGTTCTTCCTGTGCTTTGCCCCCTTCCATTTTAGCAGGATTCCCTACACTCTGAGCCAAACCACGGCGCAGATGGACTGTcgtctgcagaagcagctgtttGTGGCCAAAGAGAGCACCCTCTGGCTGGCTGCCACAAATGTCTGCATGGACCCCCTGATatacatgttcctgtgcaaacCTTTTGTTGAAAAGGTGTTATGCAGGAGAGTGGAGACCCTTCGGAAAACAGTTCACACCAGCCCCAAAACCGAACTAGACACGCGAACGTCTGCCACTGAATCCTga
- the P2RY12 gene encoding P2Y purinoceptor 12 gives MKATANFSYSRNSSNCTSDNRISQVVFPLLYTILFLVGITMNGLAMWVFFKISSKSNFIIFLKNTVISDFLMILTFPFKILSDAKLVTWELRGFVCQVTQVVFYFTMYISILFLGLITIDRYQKATSPFRTSTPRSLLHVKILSTAIWISMFALSLPNMILTNQKQTPRTVRKCALLKSEFGLVWHEIVNYICQLIFWVNLAVIVVCYILISKELYKSYKRTRCTGKATKKTVNLKVFIVIAVFFICFVPFHFTRIPYTLSQTRGVFECSARNTLFYLKESTLWLTSLNACLDPFIYFFLCKSFRKSLLDMLCKHTACSELGARMKEQNEGDDTDETAL, from the coding sequence atgaAAGCCACGGCCAACTTCAGCTACTCTAGGAACAGCAGCAACTGCACCAGCGATAACAGAATCAGTCAGGTCGTCTTCCCATTGCTGTATACGATTCTCTTCTTGGTGGGAATCACCATGAATGGGCTGGCAATGTGGGTCTTCTTTAAAATATCCAGTAAATCCAACTTCATCATTTTCCTCAAGAACACCGTCATTTCTGACTTCCTCATGATCCTgacttttccatttaaaatccTTAGTGACGCAAAGCTGGTCACGTGGGAACTGAGAGGATTTGTGTGCCAGGTCACCCAGGTTGTATTTTACTTCACCATGTACATCAGCATTTTGTTCCTCGGTCTAATAACTATCGATCGCTATCAGAAAGCCACATCGCCCTTCCGAACATCAACCCCAAGGAGCCTTTTACACGTCAAGATCCTGTCCACAGCAATCTGGATATCCATGTTTGCTCTCTCGTTACCCAACATGATCCTAACGAACCAGAAGCAAACGCCCAGGACCGTCAGGAAGTGTGCTCTGCTGAAATCCGAGTTTGGCTTAGTCTGGCACGAAATCGTGAACTACATCTGTCAACTTATCTTCTGGGTTAATTTAGCAGTTATAGTTGTTTGCTACATACTCATAAGCAAAGAACTGTATAAATCCTACAAAAGGACAAGATGCACGGGAAAGGCAACCAAAAAGACTGTAAATCTGAAGGTTTTCATCGTTATCGCAGtgttctttatttgctttgtgcCGTTCCACTTCACCAGAATCCCCTACACGTTGAGCCAAACCAGAGGCGTGTTCGAATGCTCTGCCCGGAACACCTTGTTTTACCTGAAGGAGAGCACGTTGTGGCTGACGTCCCTGAACGCTTGCCTAGATCCAttcatttactttttcctttgcaaatcCTTCAGGAAGTCCTTGCTGGACATGCTGTGCAAGCACACAGCGTGCTCAGAACTCGGAGCACGGATGAAGGAGCAGAATGAAGGAGATGACACAGACGAGACGGCACTCTAG